The following proteins are co-located in the Marinomonas profundi genome:
- a CDS encoding ArgP/LysG family DNA-binding transcriptional regulator: MMDYKALTSLHAVLKFQSFDKAAEYLHLTQSAVSQNIKRLEQECGRPLLIRARPVIATPLGEQLLAHFNKVTMLEEGLQEAIQGNQATQPISIAVNNDVLATWFTEVVSQFSATDKTKLHIKAADQAKTRALLQTGEVVACISQIGTPVAGGDSVFLGNMYYELVATPSFIETHLKGDLSAETVLKSPSLIYDEHDELWVRYQNECLNVTTDISHSHWYPSSHGFVELVMGGTVCALIPSIQIKQKIKSKKLVSLLPNRRLALPLYWHWYKLNSAVLDRLTKVILTVTKDAL; the protein is encoded by the coding sequence ATGATGGATTATAAAGCCCTGACTAGCCTCCACGCGGTCCTAAAATTCCAAAGCTTCGACAAAGCCGCAGAATATCTTCACCTCACACAGTCTGCCGTGTCACAAAATATCAAGCGCTTAGAACAAGAATGCGGACGACCCTTGCTAATTCGCGCCAGACCCGTGATTGCCACACCACTTGGCGAACAACTGCTGGCACATTTCAATAAAGTCACCATGCTCGAAGAAGGCTTACAAGAAGCCATTCAAGGCAATCAAGCCACACAGCCCATCAGCATTGCGGTCAATAATGATGTCCTGGCGACCTGGTTTACCGAGGTGGTCAGTCAGTTTTCTGCGACCGATAAAACCAAGCTGCATATAAAAGCCGCTGACCAAGCCAAAACACGCGCCTTGCTGCAAACGGGCGAAGTGGTGGCTTGTATTAGTCAAATTGGTACACCAGTGGCGGGTGGGGATTCTGTTTTTCTTGGCAATATGTATTACGAACTGGTTGCCACGCCGAGCTTTATCGAAACGCATTTAAAAGGTGACCTCAGTGCAGAAACCGTTTTAAAATCGCCGTCGTTAATTTATGACGAACACGATGAACTCTGGGTGCGTTATCAAAACGAGTGTTTAAACGTCACAACCGACATTAGCCACAGCCATTGGTATCCTTCTTCCCATGGCTTTGTGGAGCTGGTGATGGGTGGCACGGTCTGTGCTTTAATTCCTAGTATTCAAATTAAACAGAAAATAAAAAGCAAGAAACTGGTATCCTTGCTACCAAACAGGCGACTGGCCTTGCCACTTTATTGGCATTGGTACAAACTTAATTCAGCTGTATTAGATCGGTTAACCAAGGTGATATTAACGGTCACAAAAGATGCTCTATAA
- a CDS encoding MFS transporter, which produces MLKQTLIPVWSLLIGIAILTMASALQSSLIGIRASIEEFNTTATGLIMSAYYLGFILGSLLVPNWVKNVGHIRVFAAVASLASVTILLQSVVVDPWFWMLMRMGTGLCYAGLFIVTESWLNDIATNKTRGRLFSIYIIEIWASQTISQLLLNLSSPSGYGLFILTSVLISLAVVPLLLIRTPSPTINVPEKLNIMGLIKTAPLGVTGVTIAGATSGAILGLGALYAKSIGMNIAEISLFIGASYVGGMLLQWPIGKLSDRQDRRVTILWVGIVGAIAAFIVPLGVGLGSQVLMIFGMFSVGAFTFPMYSLASSHINDQLRPEQILSASSGMILLNGVGGMIGPLAAAALMDVIRIDALFWFVALLNISVAVVALYRIKHQPAMIIEDQGDQIPVALTVSSVATAEMLVEADSSTHPEEKSHEVEIKL; this is translated from the coding sequence ATGTTAAAGCAAACCCTGATTCCCGTTTGGAGTCTGCTGATTGGTATCGCCATTTTAACCATGGCCAGTGCCTTACAAAGCTCATTGATCGGTATTCGTGCCTCGATCGAAGAGTTTAATACCACGGCAACGGGTCTGATCATGTCTGCCTACTATCTTGGCTTTATCCTTGGTTCACTTTTAGTGCCGAACTGGGTCAAGAATGTGGGGCACATCCGCGTATTCGCTGCAGTGGCGTCTTTGGCTTCGGTGACGATTTTGCTGCAATCCGTTGTGGTTGATCCATGGTTTTGGATGCTAATGAGGATGGGGACGGGCTTGTGTTACGCCGGTTTATTTATTGTCACAGAAAGTTGGCTGAATGATATTGCCACTAATAAAACCCGTGGCCGCTTGTTCTCTATTTATATTATCGAAATATGGGCGAGCCAGACCATTAGTCAGCTTTTACTCAACCTATCCTCGCCAAGCGGCTATGGCTTATTTATTTTAACGTCAGTGCTGATTTCGTTGGCCGTAGTGCCACTTTTATTGATAAGAACACCGTCGCCGACCATTAATGTGCCAGAAAAACTCAACATAATGGGGCTGATTAAAACCGCACCATTGGGGGTAACTGGCGTCACCATTGCTGGCGCCACGTCGGGCGCTATTCTTGGCTTGGGGGCCTTATACGCAAAAAGTATCGGCATGAACATCGCGGAGATCTCGCTCTTTATTGGTGCCAGCTACGTGGGCGGCATGTTGCTGCAGTGGCCTATTGGTAAACTGTCGGACCGCCAAGACCGCCGTGTCACTATTTTGTGGGTGGGCATAGTCGGTGCCATTGCCGCCTTCATCGTGCCATTAGGCGTGGGGCTTGGCAGTCAGGTATTAATGATATTCGGCATGTTTTCTGTCGGGGCGTTTACCTTCCCTATGTACTCGCTGGCGTCATCGCATATTAACGACCAGTTACGCCCAGAACAAATTTTATCTGCCAGTAGCGGCATGATACTGCTAAACGGTGTGGGCGGCATGATAGGACCTTTAGCGGCCGCCGCCTTGATGGATGTGATTCGCATTGACGCGCTTTTCTGGTTTGTGGCGCTCCTGAACATCAGCGTCGCCGTCGTGGCTCTGTACCGCATCAAACATCAGCCAGCGATGATCATTGAAGATCAAGGGGATCAGATTCCAGTCGCCTTGACGGTATCGTCTGTCGCAACGGCTGAGATGTTGGTCGAAGCAGACTCCTCAACCCATCCAGAAGAAAAAAGTCACGAAGTGGAAATCAAACTGTAA
- the galU gene encoding UTP--glucose-1-phosphate uridylyltransferase GalU, with amino-acid sequence MIRKCLFPVAGYGTRFLPATKSMPKEMLPIVNKPLVQYGVEEAVKAGLDNVTFVTGRGKRAIADHFDISYELEHQIAGTNKEQYLSEIRYLIDNVNFSFTRQNNMLGLGHAILTGEPLIGDEAFGVVLADDLCFGEDDGVMAQMVKLYNQFRCTIVAIEEVPEDEVHKYGVIQGESMMEGLYRVTDMVEKPSKEEAPSNLAIIGRYILTADIFDKIRNTPPGRNGEVQITDAILQQAKEGCVLAYKFKGKRFDCGSVDGFVEATNYCYKNIYKDPTEA; translated from the coding sequence ATGATTCGCAAATGTCTATTCCCTGTTGCTGGCTATGGCACACGTTTTTTGCCCGCCACCAAATCCATGCCAAAAGAAATGCTTCCGATCGTCAACAAACCTTTGGTTCAATATGGCGTAGAAGAGGCTGTCAAAGCGGGGCTAGACAATGTCACTTTTGTGACTGGCCGTGGTAAACGTGCCATTGCGGACCATTTCGACATCAGCTACGAGCTAGAGCACCAAATCGCTGGCACCAATAAAGAACAATACCTAAGCGAAATCCGTTACCTTATCGACAACGTCAACTTCTCTTTTACTCGTCAAAACAACATGCTAGGTCTTGGCCATGCGATATTAACGGGCGAACCACTGATCGGCGACGAAGCCTTTGGCGTGGTGCTAGCAGACGACCTTTGCTTTGGTGAAGACGACGGCGTGATGGCGCAAATGGTCAAACTCTATAATCAATTCCGTTGCACCATTGTTGCCATCGAAGAAGTGCCAGAAGACGAAGTACACAAATACGGCGTGATCCAAGGCGAATCCATGATGGAAGGCCTATATCGAGTGACCGACATGGTGGAAAAGCCATCTAAAGAAGAAGCGCCTTCAAATCTTGCCATCATTGGTCGCTACATACTCACAGCCGATATTTTTGACAAGATCCGCAACACGCCACCAGGCCGTAACGGCGAAGTGCAAATCACCGACGCCATCTTGCAACAAGCAAAAGAAGGCTGCGTATTAGCCTATAAATTCAAAGGCAAACGCTTTGACTGTGGCAGCGTAGACGGCTTTGTTGAAGCCACCAACTACTGCTACAAAAACATCTACAAAGATCCGACTGAAGCCTAA
- a CDS encoding glutamine synthetase family protein produces the protein MTEFEAFLKEHSITEIESTLADMTGNARGKFYPTYKFLAELFGRIPETILVQSVTGDWADNHYELVDASDRDMELHPDPNTFRLVPWADEPTAQIINDCYDKSGQLHPLASRTILRNILALFAKEGITPVIAPEVEFYLIDPNTDPDYELKPAVGRSGKRETSRRSYSIDAVNEFNPVIDTLYSYCEAQGLDVDTLIHESGAAQMEINFIHGDPLDLADQVFVFKRTLREAAMKHGMYATFMAKPMQHEPGSAMHIHQSLVDSKTGKNLFDNNGSPSELFYHYLGGLQKYTPNAISFFAPNVNSYRRFSPDMAAPINMQWGFDNRTAGLRIPFSAPEGTRIENRFPGADCNPYLAIAATLACGYLGIKQKLQPTEPVEGKTPPSEEVEIARTLEEGLRLLEECQPLCDIMGEHFVKAFMGVKRSEFETFNRVISSWEREHLLLNV, from the coding sequence ATGACAGAGTTTGAAGCGTTTTTGAAAGAACATTCTATTACTGAAATTGAGTCCACACTGGCCGACATGACGGGCAATGCCCGAGGCAAGTTTTACCCAACTTATAAGTTTTTGGCCGAGTTGTTTGGTCGCATCCCAGAAACCATATTAGTACAAAGTGTCACGGGTGATTGGGCAGACAACCACTATGAGCTGGTGGATGCCAGTGACCGTGATATGGAGCTTCATCCCGATCCGAATACTTTTCGATTAGTGCCATGGGCAGATGAACCAACAGCGCAAATCATCAACGATTGTTACGATAAAAGCGGTCAACTGCACCCCCTTGCCAGCCGGACGATTTTGCGCAACATTCTTGCGTTGTTTGCCAAAGAAGGCATCACCCCGGTGATTGCACCAGAGGTGGAATTTTACCTGATTGATCCCAACACCGATCCAGATTATGAATTAAAGCCAGCGGTAGGGCGTTCAGGTAAACGAGAAACCTCGCGCCGTTCTTATAGCATCGACGCGGTGAACGAGTTCAATCCGGTGATCGATACCCTTTATAGTTACTGCGAAGCACAAGGCTTGGACGTGGACACCTTGATCCATGAGTCTGGTGCGGCGCAGATGGAAATCAACTTTATTCACGGGGATCCGCTGGACTTGGCCGATCAGGTGTTTGTCTTCAAACGTACCTTGCGAGAAGCCGCCATGAAGCACGGCATGTACGCGACTTTTATGGCCAAACCCATGCAGCATGAACCGGGCAGCGCCATGCATATTCACCAAAGTTTGGTGGACAGCAAAACCGGAAAAAACCTATTTGACAACAATGGCAGCCCGAGTGAATTGTTTTATCACTACCTAGGCGGACTGCAGAAATACACGCCGAACGCCATCAGTTTTTTTGCGCCTAACGTGAACTCTTATCGTCGCTTTTCGCCGGATATGGCCGCGCCAATCAACATGCAATGGGGCTTTGACAACCGCACCGCCGGATTGCGAATTCCGTTCTCGGCACCGGAAGGAACGCGCATTGAAAACCGTTTCCCCGGTGCCGATTGCAACCCGTACTTGGCGATTGCCGCGACCTTGGCTTGTGGTTATCTTGGTATTAAACAGAAGTTACAGCCTACCGAACCGGTGGAAGGCAAAACGCCCCCTTCGGAAGAAGTAGAAATCGCACGAACCTTGGAAGAAGGTTTGCGCTTGCTAGAGGAATGCCAACCGCTTTGCGACATCATGGGCGAGCATTTTGTCAAAGCCTTCATGGGGGTAAAACGCAGCGAATTTGAAACCTTCAACCGAGTCATTAGCTCCTGGGAGCGAGAGCACCTACTACTAAACGTGTGA
- a CDS encoding LysE/ArgO family amino acid transporter, which translates to MLAFLSGAITGGGLIVAVGAQNSFLLEQALKRHYAFPIALLFILSDAISIALGAFGLGLILQSHDWLLSASRWGGVAFLVWFALGKWRASFQQEHLILEQYSQRLALWPLVLMGFAVTWLNPHFYLDTMILMGSLSNQWQDAKWQFVLGGVCASVLWFLSLALVGKFCARWLEKAAFWRWFNRINAILIWSIALKIATQPLS; encoded by the coding sequence ATGTTGGCATTTTTGAGTGGTGCGATTACGGGCGGCGGTTTAATTGTCGCGGTTGGCGCGCAGAACAGTTTTTTATTAGAACAAGCATTAAAACGGCATTATGCCTTTCCCATTGCCCTGTTGTTTATCTTGAGCGACGCTATTTCTATTGCGCTTGGGGCCTTTGGTTTGGGGTTGATTCTGCAAAGTCATGATTGGCTTTTGTCGGCATCGCGCTGGGGCGGTGTGGCTTTTCTGGTGTGGTTTGCGCTGGGGAAATGGCGCGCGTCTTTCCAACAAGAGCATTTGATTCTGGAGCAATACAGTCAGCGGCTTGCGCTCTGGCCATTGGTGCTAATGGGGTTCGCGGTGACTTGGTTGAATCCGCATTTTTATTTGGATACGATGATTTTGATGGGCAGCTTATCGAACCAATGGCAAGACGCGAAATGGCAGTTTGTGTTGGGTGGCGTGTGCGCGTCTGTGCTGTGGTTTTTGTCTTTGGCGCTGGTGGGCAAATTTTGTGCAAGATGGTTAGAAAAAGCCGCCTTTTGGCGCTGGTTTAATCGTATTAATGCGATCTTGATTTGGTCTATAGCGTTGAAAATAGCCACACAACCCTTGTCTTAA
- a CDS encoding GNAT family N-acetyltransferase translates to MPIQSPIQSPIQSIIQTMWPDILKIQADAYSEIEPESLVVLQSKWQQSPDCCFVYLENKNDLDDKNDIEDKDILGYLLAHAWHSETPPKLYQTLPEDSHGAILFLHDLAISKRAAGRGVGSQMVKYLLESATSSGFQRALLVSVQDSVPFWKKHGFVEVMNQQASESYGDDAKVMMRVL, encoded by the coding sequence ATGCCAATACAGTCACCAATACAGTCACCAATACAATCAATTATCCAAACCATGTGGCCTGACATACTCAAAATACAAGCTGACGCGTATTCCGAAATCGAGCCAGAAAGCTTAGTCGTACTGCAAAGCAAATGGCAGCAATCGCCGGATTGTTGCTTCGTCTATTTAGAAAATAAGAACGATTTAGACGATAAGAACGACATAGAAGATAAGGACATACTGGGGTATTTATTGGCTCATGCTTGGCACAGCGAAACACCGCCAAAGTTATACCAAACCCTACCGGAAGACAGCCATGGCGCGATATTGTTTTTACATGACCTAGCGATCTCAAAACGCGCGGCGGGAAGGGGAGTAGGCTCTCAAATGGTGAAATATTTACTGGAGAGCGCTACTTCATCTGGTTTCCAACGCGCCTTATTGGTTTCCGTACAAGACTCAGTGCCATTTTGGAAAAAGCACGGTTTTGTCGAAGTTATGAATCAGCAAGCGAGTGAGAGTTATGGGGACGATGCCAAAGTTATGATGAGAGTGCTTTGA